One genomic region from Halobacteriovorax vibrionivorans encodes:
- a CDS encoding NADH-quinone oxidoreductase subunit A, giving the protein MSQNFDVYMPVLILAVVAVVAFVGTLLVGRLVRPNNPTELKQTPYECGEEPTGAAWSNFNVRFYVIALVFLIFDVEGALMFPVATVYKNFVDIGQGGAVLGSLLMFIIILSLGLVYCWKKGDLDWVKSYEANIDGKDK; this is encoded by the coding sequence ATGTCGCAGAACTTTGACGTCTATATGCCGGTGTTAATTTTAGCAGTCGTGGCAGTAGTGGCTTTTGTTGGTACATTGCTTGTTGGTCGTTTAGTAAGACCAAATAATCCAACGGAACTTAAGCAAACACCTTATGAATGTGGTGAGGAGCCAACAGGCGCAGCGTGGTCAAACTTTAATGTTCGTTTCTACGTTATTGCCTTAGTCTTTCTTATCTTTGACGTAGAGGGCGCTTTGATGTTTCCGGTGGCAACAGTTTATAAAAACTTCGTCGACATTGGACAAGGTGGTGCAGTTCTTGGATCACTACTAATGTTCATCATTATTCTAAGTTTAGGTTTAGTTTATTGCTGGAAAAAGGGTGACCTTGATTGGGTTAAGTCTTATGAAGCAAATATAGATGGGAAGGATAAATAA
- a CDS encoding complex I subunit 4 family protein: MNAHSNLLSWILWMPMIGVLGVLLLPKAKETAIRVWSLINTVITLVLSGCLYLKFDNTVPGMQEMFTIKKAWIPQFNIFYHLGVDGISLPMVLLTALLFAICILSSWTVKKQIKGYFALLLMLQSTVFGVFFALDFFLFYVYWEVMLIPMFFLIGIWGGENREYAAVKFFLYTFFGSILMLVGMVALYFVTGQGVDSFNILALSGGKFVNETVELFGMALPFAKVFFVALFIGFAIKVPVFPFHTWLPHAHVQAPTAISVILAGVLLKMGTYGFLRIAFPIFPSASVYFADAIAWLGLINVIYGAFCAMAQNDVKKLVAYSSVSHMGFVMLGLAAMTVQGMNGAVLQMFNHGTSTAMMFLLIGILYERSHHRWIVRPDGTKGFGGLYTQLPKYSIVFIIAMFASMGLPGLSGFISEALIFLGIYDRFTTITVIAVLGLLLGAAYLLWMFKRMFFGEVIEENKSYTDMNAREIFYMLPLCVAVIVFGIYPSPLLNMMKASVGKLVSLLATF, translated from the coding sequence GTGAACGCACATTCTAATCTATTAAGTTGGATTCTGTGGATGCCTATGATCGGTGTTCTTGGGGTACTTTTATTACCTAAGGCAAAAGAGACGGCAATCAGAGTATGGTCATTGATAAATACTGTGATCACACTTGTTTTATCAGGTTGTCTATATTTAAAATTCGACAATACTGTTCCAGGTATGCAGGAAATGTTTACCATTAAGAAAGCATGGATCCCGCAGTTTAATATTTTCTATCACCTTGGAGTTGATGGTATTTCACTTCCAATGGTTCTACTGACAGCGCTTTTATTTGCGATCTGTATCCTTTCTTCTTGGACTGTTAAGAAGCAAATTAAAGGTTACTTTGCATTACTACTAATGCTTCAGTCGACTGTCTTTGGTGTTTTCTTCGCATTAGACTTCTTCCTATTCTATGTTTACTGGGAAGTAATGCTTATTCCAATGTTCTTCTTAATCGGAATTTGGGGTGGAGAAAATAGAGAATACGCAGCTGTTAAATTCTTCTTATATACATTCTTTGGTTCAATCCTAATGCTTGTTGGTATGGTTGCTCTATACTTCGTAACAGGTCAAGGTGTTGACTCATTCAATATTCTAGCTCTTTCTGGTGGTAAGTTTGTAAACGAAACTGTTGAACTATTCGGAATGGCCCTGCCATTTGCAAAAGTATTCTTCGTAGCACTTTTCATTGGTTTTGCTATTAAAGTTCCAGTATTTCCTTTCCATACTTGGCTACCACACGCTCACGTACAGGCACCAACAGCGATCTCAGTTATCCTTGCCGGTGTACTACTTAAGATGGGTACTTATGGTTTCTTAAGAATTGCGTTCCCAATTTTCCCATCAGCTTCTGTTTACTTTGCAGATGCTATTGCGTGGCTAGGTCTTATTAATGTTATTTACGGTGCATTCTGTGCCATGGCACAAAACGATGTTAAGAAACTTGTTGCATACTCTTCAGTTTCTCACATGGGATTTGTAATGCTAGGTCTTGCAGCAATGACTGTTCAAGGTATGAATGGTGCTGTTCTACAGATGTTCAACCACGGTACTTCAACTGCAATGATGTTCCTTCTTATTGGTATTCTTTATGAAAGATCACACCACAGATGGATCGTTAGACCAGATGGAACAAAAGGTTTTGGTGGTCTTTATACACAACTTCCAAAATACTCAATTGTTTTCATCATCGCGATGTTTGCATCAATGGGTCTACCAGGACTTTCAGGTTTCATCTCTGAAGCTTTAATTTTCCTAGGGATCTACGATAGATTTACAACAATCACTGTAATTGCAGTTCTTGGTCTACTATTAGGTGCAGCTTACTTACTATGGATGTTCAAGAGAATGTTCTTTGGTGAAGTTATTGAAGAAAATAAATCTTACACAGATATGAATGCTAGAGAAATCTTCTACATGCTTCCACTTTGTGTGGCAGTAATTGTATTCGGTATTTATCCGTCTCCACTACTGAACATGATGAAGGCTTCTGTAGGTAAACTAGTTTCATTATTAGCGACTTTTTAA
- the mfd gene encoding transcription-repair coupling factor, with protein MLKNDMDLFTPLRTKLLSWLDTKQHDLTIDGINREYWAFFKFLLNQNKSYDHPPNLLIFENQDEAEQYYELVKSSFLKINLVFYPGLDASPYSGMYSSESAQLARHSALKKIISRKNSDLTVITSIEALSLKVPPKEFFNETTFKIEESDIISPDELAGKLVSLGYTSSFTVEEQGTFSKKGEIFDIYPVGMHPIRIHYFDEMIEEIFEIDKETLKTIKDKKVQSLTITPGPSIFCESHYSNNLRDNLPRPRANQRELLEARNELFSKLSNGMLFENHPVYTPLFFKPNETESLLDYIDENWLTIVFDRDNTEDNLTNYYDELSTDFEETEELLPSPKYFYDLSTIDRLRKENVLNLNHLNINAQIDHDTNVVDLGLAPFKSYISKFDINYHSKKEFLSGLFDHLKNDFKYSGKIIFTIQNDNSKNEIKHLIEMFELSGEIQSRIDFINFKLTEGFYYPSDKLLVISDSDLFAIRRDKAKVSKIKDIDLFAEQLASLKEGDYVIHSKHGIGKYLGLEAMDIGGSKSDYLVILYKGNDKVFVPIYKMNLIQKHAGGEVKVNVDSLRTNKFSALKARAKDSVKKLAFDLLKLQAERASTQAFSFSPPDHDYKEFELSFPFNETPDQKNAIDSVIDKMQAKSAMDFLVCGDVGFGKTEVAMRAAFKAVLDGKQVAILVPTTVLALQHYNSFVKRFEKFPVRIDYLSRFKTGKDEKETKEKLEKGEIDIIVGTHKLLGKTIKFKDLGLVVVDEEQRFGVGHKNKLKLLKSSVDFLTLTATPIPRTLQLSFLGLKDLALIKTAPPRRQSIKTYLIKEDDHTIQSAINRELKRGGQVFIVHNRVQDIENYTAYIRELVPDAKIVYAHGQLPEKELESRISAFYNGAYQILISTTIIESGIDIPNANTMIVDRADRYGLAQLHQLRGRIGRSDKKAYCYFVVPNNRNITEVAAKRLKALQTYADMGSGFQIANCDLEIRGAGDILGAHQSGHIEAIGLELYMELLTEAIQELRGEKKIIKKDIEINTPFAAFIPAHFISESSERLKYYKQLSNSTSIDEITALKETIFDIYGPGPEEFNQLIAILEARSYLMPCGIKSAQLMDNSIIFQFDRDMVEANEELRNNILNNFLGMPRKYRFTPDFKLIFTNKTTISPSSLVEFCQEIAEKIVPS; from the coding sequence ATGTTAAAAAACGACATGGATTTATTTACACCACTGCGCACAAAGCTATTATCTTGGTTAGACACTAAGCAACATGACCTCACTATTGATGGTATAAACAGGGAGTACTGGGCGTTCTTCAAGTTTTTACTTAATCAAAATAAGAGCTATGATCATCCACCAAATTTATTGATTTTCGAAAATCAAGATGAAGCTGAACAGTATTATGAATTAGTAAAATCTAGTTTTTTAAAAATAAATCTTGTTTTTTATCCTGGGCTTGACGCATCACCATATTCTGGAATGTATTCATCAGAAAGTGCACAACTTGCCCGACACTCAGCATTAAAAAAAATAATATCAAGAAAAAATAGTGACCTAACAGTCATTACATCAATAGAAGCATTATCTTTGAAAGTACCTCCAAAAGAATTTTTTAATGAAACAACTTTTAAAATTGAAGAATCAGATATTATCTCTCCTGATGAATTGGCAGGAAAATTAGTATCACTTGGCTACACTTCTTCATTCACTGTTGAAGAGCAAGGTACATTTTCTAAAAAAGGTGAAATCTTTGATATCTATCCAGTAGGAATGCACCCTATACGTATTCACTACTTTGATGAAATGATTGAGGAAATTTTTGAAATCGATAAAGAGACTTTAAAAACAATTAAAGACAAAAAAGTTCAAAGCTTAACAATTACTCCAGGCCCTTCGATTTTTTGTGAATCTCATTATTCAAATAATCTTCGCGATAATCTACCAAGACCAAGGGCCAATCAAAGAGAACTTCTTGAAGCTAGAAATGAATTATTTTCAAAACTTTCAAACGGAATGCTCTTTGAAAATCACCCCGTCTACACACCATTATTTTTTAAACCAAATGAAACAGAATCATTACTCGATTATATTGATGAGAACTGGTTAACTATCGTTTTTGATCGAGATAATACAGAAGACAATCTCACAAATTATTATGATGAATTATCAACAGATTTTGAAGAAACTGAAGAACTACTTCCTTCACCAAAATATTTCTATGACTTATCAACTATCGATCGTTTACGTAAAGAGAATGTTCTTAATTTAAATCATCTAAATATTAATGCTCAAATTGATCATGATACTAATGTAGTGGATCTAGGTCTTGCACCTTTTAAGTCTTATATCTCTAAGTTTGATATTAATTATCACTCAAAAAAAGAGTTCTTATCTGGATTATTTGATCATTTAAAAAACGACTTTAAATATTCAGGTAAAATTATTTTTACTATTCAAAATGATAATTCAAAAAATGAGATCAAACATTTAATTGAAATGTTTGAATTGTCTGGTGAAATACAAAGTAGAATTGATTTTATTAATTTCAAACTGACAGAGGGATTCTATTACCCTAGCGATAAATTACTAGTTATCTCAGACAGTGATCTCTTTGCTATTCGTCGAGATAAAGCAAAAGTTTCTAAGATTAAAGATATTGATCTCTTTGCTGAACAATTAGCATCACTAAAAGAAGGCGACTATGTCATCCACTCTAAACATGGTATTGGAAAATACTTAGGCCTTGAGGCCATGGATATTGGCGGTTCAAAATCCGACTACCTTGTCATTCTTTATAAAGGTAACGATAAAGTTTTTGTTCCTATCTATAAAATGAACCTTATCCAAAAGCACGCTGGTGGTGAGGTCAAGGTCAATGTCGATAGTTTAAGGACAAATAAATTCTCTGCGCTTAAAGCACGTGCTAAAGACTCTGTAAAAAAACTAGCTTTTGATCTTTTAAAGTTACAAGCTGAAAGGGCGTCAACACAAGCCTTTTCATTTTCACCACCTGACCATGATTATAAAGAGTTTGAGTTATCATTTCCATTTAATGAAACTCCTGATCAGAAAAATGCTATTGATTCAGTAATTGATAAAATGCAGGCAAAGTCCGCAATGGACTTTCTTGTTTGTGGAGATGTTGGATTTGGAAAGACGGAAGTTGCTATGCGTGCAGCTTTTAAAGCAGTACTTGATGGAAAACAAGTTGCAATACTAGTTCCAACAACAGTTCTAGCTCTTCAGCATTATAATTCATTTGTTAAAAGATTTGAGAAGTTCCCTGTTCGTATCGATTACTTATCACGTTTTAAAACTGGTAAAGATGAAAAAGAAACAAAAGAAAAACTTGAAAAGGGTGAAATTGATATTATCGTTGGAACACATAAGCTCCTGGGTAAAACGATCAAATTTAAAGACCTAGGTCTTGTTGTTGTTGATGAAGAGCAACGCTTTGGGGTTGGCCATAAGAATAAATTAAAACTTTTAAAATCATCAGTTGATTTCTTAACTCTAACTGCAACACCAATTCCTAGAACACTACAACTTTCATTCTTAGGTTTAAAAGATCTTGCTTTAATTAAGACCGCCCCACCAAGAAGGCAGTCGATTAAAACTTATCTTATAAAAGAAGACGATCACACTATACAGTCGGCAATTAATCGAGAACTTAAACGAGGTGGACAAGTTTTTATTGTTCACAATCGAGTTCAAGATATTGAAAACTATACTGCATATATTAGAGAGCTAGTACCGGATGCCAAAATCGTTTACGCTCATGGACAGCTACCGGAAAAAGAGCTTGAATCACGCATCTCTGCTTTTTATAACGGTGCTTACCAGATCCTAATTTCCACAACAATCATCGAATCTGGAATTGATATTCCAAATGCAAATACTATGATTGTGGATCGTGCCGATCGATATGGCCTTGCTCAATTACACCAATTACGTGGACGCATTGGACGCTCTGATAAAAAAGCTTATTGTTACTTTGTTGTTCCAAATAATCGCAATATTACAGAGGTTGCGGCCAAACGATTAAAAGCTCTGCAAACTTATGCAGACATGGGAAGTGGTTTTCAAATTGCAAATTGTGATCTTGAGATTCGCGGGGCCGGAGATATACTTGGTGCTCATCAATCAGGGCATATCGAAGCAATTGGTCTCGAACTATATATGGAACTTTTAACTGAGGCCATTCAAGAATTGCGAGGAGAAAAGAAAATCATCAAAAAGGATATTGAAATCAATACTCCTTTTGCGGCATTCATTCCAGCTCACTTTATCAGTGAGTCGAGTGAGAGACTTAAATATTACAAGCAACTATCAAACTCCACATCAATTGATGAAATCACAGCTCTAAAAGAAACAATCTTTGATATCTACGGGCCAGGTCCTGAAGAATTTAATCAATTGATAGCAATTCTTGAAGCACGTTCATATCTGATGCCATGTGGAATAAAATCTGCTCAACTTATGGATAATTCAATCATTTTTCAATTTGATCGCGACATGGTTGAGGCCAATGAAGAGCTTAGAAATAATATTTTAAACAACTTTCTTGGTATGCCACGTAAATATCGTTTTACACCAGACTTTAAGTTGATTTTTACCAATAAAACGACGATATCTCCGAGCTCTTTAGTCGAGTTCTGTCAGGAAATTGCGGAAAAAATAGTTCCATCTTAG
- a CDS encoding NADH-quinone oxidoreductase subunit 5 family protein yields the protein MDYTISSIAPIVLLPFFAFVINAFIASRFTRTAVAISCAAIAGSTIYAWRIFSDFVFGTYSANYHIHKVFTWFDLNGGGQEFAVKMGFYIDNMTAVLVMMVTAVATLIHIFSTWYMKDDMNYGRNGRFFTYMSLFTSAMLGLSLSDNLLSVFIFWEIMGFCSYSLIGHYYEKEVAGAANVKAFMTTRVGDVFFLLGIVALWTVVGSVSFVDLYNAIDAGGLVGKAVIGIPLATFAGMCIFMGTIGKSAQFPLNVWLPDAMNGPTPCSALIHAATMVAAGVYLSLRIYPLLDAGGLLTFVAYIGGITAFGAATIALVQTDFKAVLAFSTISQLGYMVLGIGVGSYNAAFMHLITHAVFKACLFLSAGSVIHSLHDHHTHAHVQEMPRMGGLRHKMKFTWFAMWCCTLAIAGIPFFSGFVSKDRILGDALIEALHSPVMIAPAVLGFMGALLTAFYMCRMMFLAFHGKPRDKEVYDHCHEEKFSWNRNLPLLLLAVFTLGVWFSGSLTGQGFVKVADKANGKYEWFQTLIQKPKKGQFENYKREALGSIDVREKGTFTKSKYDSTYGLSEEEAHHIHQVHYIGAGMSIVIAFTGVFIAMMMYLWGKWNPGFWVNTFNRYYRTLQGKYFMDEFYIDGLIKKGLLPFNNILAKFDMGFYDRFAIDGWAVVTRFTMRISAWFDNLFVDTIMVDGTGASVRLFNVILRTIQNGKIQFYIAIIFLVLFGYILAL from the coding sequence ATGGATTATACGATTTCTAGTATTGCTCCAATTGTTTTACTACCGTTCTTTGCTTTCGTAATTAATGCATTTATTGCATCACGCTTTACGAGAACGGCCGTTGCAATCAGTTGTGCAGCAATCGCAGGTTCGACAATTTATGCGTGGAGAATTTTTAGCGATTTCGTTTTTGGAACGTATTCAGCTAACTACCACATTCACAAAGTATTCACTTGGTTTGACCTAAATGGTGGTGGTCAAGAGTTCGCAGTTAAGATGGGATTCTACATCGATAATATGACTGCTGTTCTAGTTATGATGGTTACGGCCGTTGCAACACTGATCCACATTTTCTCAACTTGGTATATGAAAGATGACATGAACTACGGTAGAAACGGACGTTTCTTCACTTATATGTCACTCTTTACTTCAGCAATGCTTGGTCTATCACTTTCAGATAACTTACTTTCAGTATTTATCTTTTGGGAGATCATGGGATTCTGTTCATACTCACTAATTGGTCACTACTATGAAAAAGAAGTTGCTGGTGCAGCTAACGTAAAAGCTTTCATGACAACAAGAGTAGGGGATGTTTTCTTCCTTCTAGGTATTGTTGCTCTTTGGACTGTTGTTGGTTCAGTAAGTTTCGTAGATCTTTATAATGCAATCGATGCTGGTGGATTAGTTGGCAAGGCCGTTATTGGAATTCCTTTAGCAACTTTTGCTGGTATGTGTATCTTCATGGGGACAATCGGTAAGTCAGCTCAATTCCCTTTAAACGTTTGGCTACCGGATGCGATGAATGGTCCTACTCCATGTTCAGCACTAATTCACGCTGCAACAATGGTTGCTGCTGGTGTTTATCTATCTTTAAGAATCTATCCACTTCTTGATGCTGGTGGACTATTAACTTTTGTTGCTTATATTGGTGGTATCACTGCTTTCGGTGCAGCGACTATCGCTCTTGTTCAAACAGACTTTAAAGCGGTTCTTGCTTTCTCAACAATCTCACAACTTGGTTACATGGTACTAGGTATTGGTGTTGGGTCTTATAATGCTGCTTTCATGCACCTAATTACTCACGCTGTTTTCAAGGCTTGTTTATTCTTAAGTGCAGGTTCTGTTATTCACTCACTTCATGATCACCACACACATGCTCACGTACAAGAAATGCCGAGAATGGGTGGTCTAAGACATAAAATGAAATTCACTTGGTTTGCAATGTGGTGTTGTACTCTTGCAATCGCAGGTATTCCTTTCTTCTCAGGTTTCGTATCTAAAGATAGAATCCTAGGAGATGCATTAATTGAAGCACTTCATTCACCAGTTATGATTGCTCCAGCAGTACTTGGTTTCATGGGTGCACTTCTTACTGCATTCTATATGTGTCGTATGATGTTCCTTGCTTTCCACGGTAAGCCAAGAGACAAAGAAGTTTACGATCACTGCCATGAAGAAAAGTTTTCATGGAATAGAAACCTTCCACTATTACTACTTGCTGTATTTACACTAGGTGTATGGTTCTCAGGTTCTTTAACAGGTCAAGGATTTGTTAAGGTTGCTGATAAGGCAAACGGTAAATATGAGTGGTTCCAAACTTTAATTCAAAAGCCTAAGAAAGGTCAGTTTGAAAATTATAAGAGAGAAGCTCTAGGCTCAATTGATGTTCGTGAAAAAGGAACATTTACTAAGTCTAAGTATGACTCTACTTACGGACTTTCTGAAGAAGAAGCACATCACATTCACCAGGTTCACTATATTGGTGCTGGTATGTCGATTGTAATTGCTTTTACTGGTGTATTCATCGCTATGATGATGTATCTGTGGGGTAAATGGAATCCAGGATTCTGGGTTAATACATTCAACCGTTACTACAGAACACTTCAGGGTAAATACTTTATGGATGAGTTCTATATTGATGGATTAATCAAGAAAGGACTTCTTCCATTTAATAACATATTAGCTAAATTTGACATGGGATTCTATGACAGATTTGCAATTGATGGTTGGGCCGTAGTAACTCGTTTTACAATGAGAATTTCGGCTTGGTTCGATAATTTATTTGTCGACACAATTATGGTTGATGGAACAGGTGCAAGTGTACGTCTTTTTAACGTTATCTTGAGAACTATTCAGAACGGAAAGATCCAGTTCTACATCGCAATTATATTTTTAGTACTATTTGGTTATATTTTAGCTTTATAA
- a CDS encoding NADH-quinone oxidoreductase subunit J family protein produces MFINTMFLISAAATIIGAFLVAVSKNLMHACIFLLLSLFGVAGLYATLGADFLAATQLVVYAGGVVILMLFAIMLTGGIEQAFNKFGLKKVAAMGTTKTYATAGFMMIVMSFVLMKILAPVLKVQKHVELEGIKPTVNEIGTKLITDHVLAFEISSILLLGALVGAAVISRPRRIRK; encoded by the coding sequence ATGTTTATTAACACAATGTTTTTAATTTCAGCTGCGGCAACTATTATAGGAGCATTCCTAGTCGCCGTTTCTAAAAATTTAATGCATGCATGTATTTTCCTTCTACTTTCTCTTTTTGGAGTAGCTGGGCTTTATGCAACTCTAGGCGCTGACTTCTTAGCAGCAACTCAGTTAGTTGTTTATGCAGGTGGTGTTGTAATTCTTATGCTATTTGCCATCATGTTAACTGGTGGTATTGAACAAGCTTTTAATAAGTTTGGACTTAAGAAAGTTGCAGCCATGGGAACAACAAAAACTTATGCAACAGCAGGCTTTATGATGATTGTTATGAGTTTTGTTCTAATGAAGATACTTGCACCAGTTCTTAAAGTTCAAAAGCATGTTGAGCTTGAAGGTATTAAGCCAACAGTAAATGAGATTGGAACTAAATTAATTACAGACCATGTTTTAGCTTTCGAAATTTCATCGATTCTTCTACTTGGTGCACTTGTTGGTGCAGCTGTAATTTCTAGACCAAGGAGAATTAGAAAATGA
- the nuoK gene encoding NADH-quinone oxidoreductase subunit NuoK, whose protein sequence is MITLTSYLLISFFLFLAGVAVMVARKNIIAIMLGIELILNAAGLNFAAYTRFANQNIDGHIMSLFIIVIAAAEAAVGLAIVIRFFQVKDTIHIDDATELQS, encoded by the coding sequence ATGATTACACTAACATCATACTTGTTAATTTCTTTTTTCTTATTCTTGGCCGGTGTTGCGGTTATGGTTGCAAGAAAGAATATTATTGCAATCATGCTAGGAATTGAATTAATTCTAAACGCTGCAGGTTTAAACTTTGCGGCTTATACAAGATTTGCAAACCAGAATATTGACGGTCATATAATGTCATTATTCATTATTGTTATTGCTGCAGCAGAAGCGGCAGTTGGTTTAGCGATTGTGATTCGTTTCTTCCAAGTTAAGGATACGATTCACATTGATGACGCTACTGAACTACAAAGTTAA
- the nuoH gene encoding NADH-quinone oxidoreductase subunit NuoH, giving the protein MNETIVSYLSQAPGFSMAVDGLSKLLGFDATGVVTFLIFLVFSLVIVGALSAVGGLGTYAERKISADLQMRQGPNRVGPFGILQFLADGVKMLLKEDVVPRDADKFMFNLAPMMALVGVFMSLAVVPFSSGFTLTHLNVGVFYLVGVSSLVGVAIFLGGYASNSKWSMLGGMRGASQIISYEVPVTLSLLAIVVMTGSLSFKGITEAQGGLPHQWFVLHNPFTFIGFFILFIGVLAETNRAPFDLPEAESELVSGYHTEFTGMKFAFFALAEYIEVFVVCGVVAALFLGGYQVPFGLGTGEFVNKLVPAAHPMIGKQVGNFLQLGSFVTKTLLLYYVVIWIRWTLPRMRVDSLMVLCWKYLTPIALFNLIGCAVWLYLFNGKSMWAILGKVIASASAGAGGH; this is encoded by the coding sequence ATGAATGAAACGATAGTATCGTATTTATCACAAGCTCCTGGCTTTTCTATGGCCGTTGATGGTTTATCAAAGCTACTAGGTTTTGATGCAACTGGAGTCGTAACTTTTTTAATCTTCTTAGTTTTTTCACTTGTGATTGTTGGTGCACTTTCTGCAGTAGGTGGTCTTGGGACTTATGCTGAAAGAAAGATCTCTGCCGATCTACAAATGAGACAAGGTCCAAACAGAGTTGGTCCTTTTGGTATCCTTCAGTTTTTAGCTGATGGTGTGAAGATGCTTTTAAAAGAAGATGTTGTACCACGTGATGCAGATAAATTTATGTTTAATCTGGCACCGATGATGGCACTTGTTGGTGTATTCATGTCACTAGCAGTTGTACCATTTTCAAGTGGCTTTACTCTTACACATTTAAACGTTGGTGTTTTCTACTTAGTAGGTGTTAGTTCACTTGTTGGTGTTGCTATCTTCCTTGGTGGTTACGCTTCAAACTCAAAGTGGTCAATGCTTGGTGGTATGAGAGGTGCTTCACAAATTATTTCTTATGAAGTTCCAGTAACACTTTCGCTTCTTGCAATTGTTGTAATGACAGGTTCTCTTTCATTTAAGGGAATAACGGAAGCTCAAGGTGGTCTACCTCATCAGTGGTTTGTTCTACACAATCCATTTACTTTTATCGGTTTCTTTATTCTTTTCATTGGTGTTTTAGCTGAGACAAACAGAGCACCATTTGACCTTCCGGAAGCTGAGTCAGAACTTGTATCTGGTTACCATACAGAATTCACAGGTATGAAGTTCGCATTCTTCGCACTTGCAGAATATATTGAAGTATTTGTTGTTTGCGGTGTTGTTGCTGCTCTTTTCCTTGGTGGTTATCAAGTACCATTTGGACTTGGGACAGGTGAATTCGTAAACAAACTAGTTCCAGCCGCACATCCTATGATTGGAAAGCAAGTTGGAAACTTCTTACAACTTGGTTCTTTTGTAACTAAGACTTTACTACTTTATTACGTTGTAATCTGGATTAGATGGACACTACCAAGAATGAGAGTTGACTCTCTAATGGTACTTTGTTGGAAATATTTAACTCCAATTGCACTATTTAACTTAATTGGTTGTGCTGTATGGCTTTATCTATTTAATGGTAAGTCAATGTGGGCAATCCTTGGAAAAGTAATCGCATCTGCATCAGCTGGTGCGGGCGGACACTAA